CGCAACCGGCCGGAGTGGATGATCCTGGACGTGATCCCGGTCATCCCGCCCGACCTGCGTCCGCTCGTGCCCCTCGACGGCGGCCGCTTCGCGACGTCGGACCTGAACGACCTGTACCGCCGCGTCATCAACCGCAACAACCGGTTGATGAAGCTCATCATGCATCGCGCGCCGGAGGTCATCCTCCGCAACGAGAAGCGCATGCTGCAGGAGGCGGTGGACGCGCTGTTCGACAACGGGCGCCGCTCGAAGGCGATCCGCGGCCGCGGCAAGCGTCCGCTGAAGTCGCTGTCGGACATGCTGAAGGGCAAGCAGGGCCGGTTCCGTCAGAACCTGCTCGGCAAGCGCGTGGACTACTCCGGCCGTTCGGTCATCGTCGTCGGGCCGGAGCTCAAGCTCCACCAGTGCGGCCTGCCGAAGCTGATGGCGCTCGAGCTGTTCAAGCCGTTCATCATCCACAAGCTCGTCGACAAGGGGATCGCGGAGACCGTCAAGCGCGCGAAGAAGATCGTCGAGCGCGAGAGCCCCGAGGTGTACGAGATCCTCGAGGAGATCATCCGCGACCACCCGGTGCTGCTCAACCGCGCGCCGACGCTCCACCGCCTGGGCATCCAGGCGTTCGAGCCGGTGCTCGTCGAGGGCAAGGCCATCCGCATCCATCCGCTCGTCTGCGCGGCGTTCAACGCCGACTTCGACGGCGACCAGATGGCCGTGCACGTGCCGCTCAGCTACGAGGCGCAGACCGAGGCGCGCGTGCTGATGCTGTCGTCGAACAACATCCTGAAGCCGTCGGACGGGCGTCCGGTGGCCGAGCCGTCGCAGGACATCGTGCTCGGCTGCTACTTCGCCACGAAGGCGCCGTCGGACTTCGACGCGATCGCCAAGGATCCGAAGCGCGTGGCGGGGCTGAAGGCCTACGCGACGTTCGCCGAGGTGGAGATGGCGATGGCGTTAGGCCGGCTGCAGTACTCGTCGGCGATCCGCTTCCTGGTCGACGACCAGGAGGGGCGCCGCCTCGTGACGACGACCGCCGGGCGCGTGCTGTTCAGCGCGATCACGCCGAAGGCGCTCGGCTTCATGAACAAGGACATGAAGAAGAAGGCGCTCGGCGAGAGCGTCTTCGAGAGCTACCGTCGCGCGGGTCTCGCGGAGACGGTGCAGTACCTCGACCGTCTGAAGGAGTTCGGCTTCCGCAACGCGACGCGCGGCGGTGTCTCCATCGGCATCGAGGACCTGCACATCCCCGACGAGAAGACCACGCTGCTGCGCGAGGCCGAGGAGCGCGTCGAGCGCTTCCAGCGCGCGTACCAGACGGGCAACATCACGAACGGCGAGCGGTACAACAAGGTGATCGACACCTGGACGCACGCCAACACCGACATCGCCGACGCGATGGTGAGCTCGCTCCGGAAGGACAAGGGCGGGTTCAACCCGGTGTTCATGATGTTCGACTCCGGCTCGCGCGGTAGCCGCGATCAGATCCGTCAGCTGGCGGGCATGCGTGGCCTCATGGCGAAGCCGCAGAAGAAGCTCACCGGCGGCATCGGCGAGATCATCGAGAGCCCCATCAAGTCGAACTTCCGCGAGGGGCTGTCGGTGCTCGAGTACTTCATCTCGACGCACGGTGCGCGGAAGGGTCTGGCCGACACGGCGCTGAAGACCGCCGACGCCGGCTATCTCACGCGCCGCCTGGTGGACGTCGCGCAGGACGTGACGATCACCGAGGAGGACTGCGGCACGATCATGGGGCTCGAGGTCGGCGCGCTGAAGGAAGGCGAGGACGTCATCGAGCCGCTCGGCGAGCGCATCGTCGGCCACGTGGCCGCCGAGGACATCGTCGACCCGCACATGATCGACGAGGGCGGGCGTCCGCGCGTGCTCGTCGAGGCGGGGCAGATGATCGACGAGGAGACCGCGCAGGAGGTCGAGGAGTCGGGGATCGAGACGGTGCGCATCCGCTCCGTGCTCACCTGCGACGCGAAGCGCGGGCTGTGCCGCATGTGCTACGGCCGCAACCTGGCGACCATGGAGATGGTCGACCTGGGCGAGGCCGTCGGCATCATCGCCGCGCAGTCCATCGGCGAGCCGGGCACGCAGCTCACGCTGCGCACGTTCCACATCGGCGGCGCGGCAGCCCGTATCGCGGAGCAGACGGCACGCAAGTCGAAGGTCGCGGGCACGATCGAGTTCGGCGACCGCCTGGTCTACGTGACCAACGCGGAGGGCCAGCGCATCGTGACGTCGTACGAGGGCGAGATCGCCATTCGCACGACGGCCGACATCCACGCGACGGTCGGCGCGCGCCTGCAGGTGCCGTTAGGCGCGATCCTGATGGTGGACAACGGGCAGGCGGTGGCGCGCGACCAGGTGATCTTCTCCTGGGACCCGTACACCAACCCGATCATCGCGGACG
This DNA window, taken from Gemmatirosa kalamazoonensis, encodes the following:
- the rpoC gene encoding DNA-directed RNA polymerase subunit beta', giving the protein MIDFRSTRETRASAFDYISVRIASPEEIRGPKDPKERERLEMAGLRTWWSWGEVLKPETINYRSFKPEKDGLFCERIFGPVKDWECHCGKYKRIRYRGVICDRCGVEVTLSKVRRERMGHIELAVPVAHIWFFKTLPSPMGNLLDLTLRDLEKVIYYSNYVVVEPGNQDVRVNQLLDEDEYLDLRRKAREEGDAAFLADIGAPAVRELLRRIDVDKVAEELRAALVGENSQHRKKQTLKRLKIVDAFRNSGQSGDTRNRPEWMILDVIPVIPPDLRPLVPLDGGRFATSDLNDLYRRVINRNNRLMKLIMHRAPEVILRNEKRMLQEAVDALFDNGRRSKAIRGRGKRPLKSLSDMLKGKQGRFRQNLLGKRVDYSGRSVIVVGPELKLHQCGLPKLMALELFKPFIIHKLVDKGIAETVKRAKKIVERESPEVYEILEEIIRDHPVLLNRAPTLHRLGIQAFEPVLVEGKAIRIHPLVCAAFNADFDGDQMAVHVPLSYEAQTEARVLMLSSNNILKPSDGRPVAEPSQDIVLGCYFATKAPSDFDAIAKDPKRVAGLKAYATFAEVEMAMALGRLQYSSAIRFLVDDQEGRRLVTTTAGRVLFSAITPKALGFMNKDMKKKALGESVFESYRRAGLAETVQYLDRLKEFGFRNATRGGVSIGIEDLHIPDEKTTLLREAEERVERFQRAYQTGNITNGERYNKVIDTWTHANTDIADAMVSSLRKDKGGFNPVFMMFDSGSRGSRDQIRQLAGMRGLMAKPQKKLTGGIGEIIESPIKSNFREGLSVLEYFISTHGARKGLADTALKTADAGYLTRRLVDVAQDVTITEEDCGTIMGLEVGALKEGEDVIEPLGERIVGHVAAEDIVDPHMIDEGGRPRVLVEAGQMIDEETAQEVEESGIETVRIRSVLTCDAKRGLCRMCYGRNLATMEMVDLGEAVGIIAAQSIGEPGTQLTLRTFHIGGAAARIAEQTARKSKVAGTIEFGDRLVYVTNAEGQRIVTSYEGEIAIRTTADIHATVGARLQVPLGAILMVDNGQAVARDQVIFSWDPYTNPIIADVEGTIRFVDLVEDETVSEELDELTGLRQRVVIEDREKKLHPHVEIWQDSGGKERRVRDFVIPVGAVLTVEDGEHITAGTILAKVNREAYKTRDITGGLPRVAELFEARRPKDPATITEIDGVVRFGEIKRGKREIFVQPVESNGSVIEGAEPSLYEVPSGKHLRVHEGDRVRAGDRLSEGPVNPHDILRIKGARAVQEYLLNEVQEVYRLQGVKINDKHIGVIVKQMLQKVRIVDPGETELLEAEHTDRGVFREVNEAAKEAGQTPATSEPLLLGITKASLTTQSFVSAASFQETTRVLTDAAIRGAKDDLLGLKENIIIGHLIPAGTGMYRYNDIDVENAAFPAEPIVEAEPASPSSASAASLLASLGVGGLGDDR